Proteins encoded by one window of Elaeis guineensis isolate ETL-2024a chromosome 12, EG11, whole genome shotgun sequence:
- the LOC105054902 gene encoding molybdate transporter 1, translated as MINVDDGATPNRKPEHRGTPARFLAKVRANLVFRSKWAELNGAMGDLGTYIPIILALALANGLDLGTTLIFTGVYNILTGVLYGVPMPVQPMKSIAAVAISSGPDFAVPEIMAAGICTSAVVFFLGATRLMQLAYKLIPLPVVRGIQLSQGLSFAMTAVKYIRHDQDLAKGKSLGQRSWLGLDGLLLALAATIFILVVNGAGEEIEDDDEHALSLALVGSSEEQRRRRRRWRKLVASVPSAVIVFLLGIILAIIRKPGAVKELKPGPSAMHVVKISRHAWKEGFIKGAVPQIPLSVLNSVIAVCKLSTDLFPNKPEATATSVSVTVGLMNLVGCWFGAMPCCHGAGGLAGQYKFGGRSGGCVAVLGAAKLVIGVVLGGSILRVLVEFPVGLLGVLLLFAGVELAMAARDMASKEEAFVMLICAAVSLVGSSAALGFVCGVVVHLILVLRRWLMK; from the coding sequence ATGATCAACGTGGACGACGGTGCGACTCCGAACCGCAAACCGGAGCATCGCGGCACTCCGGCCAGGTTCCTCGCCAAGGTCCGGGCCAACCTGGTCTTCCGGTCGAAATGGGCCGAACTGAACGGTGCCATGGGAGACCTGGGCACCTACATCCCCATCATCCTAGCCTTGGCTCTGGCCAACGGCCTCGACCTCGGCACCACCCTCATCTTCACCGGCGTCTACAACATCCTCACCGGCGTCCTCTACGGCGTCCCCATGCCCGTCCAGCCCATGAAATCCATCGCCGCCGTCGCCATCTCCAGCGGCCCGGACTTCGCCGTGCCCGAGATCATGGCCGCCGGGATCTGCACCTCGGCCGTCGTCTTCTTCCTAGGTGCCACCAGGCTCATGCAGCTCGCCTACAAGCTCATCCCCCTCCCCGTCGTGCGAGGAATTCAGCTATCTCAAGGGTTATCCTTCGCGATGACCGCCGTCAAATACATCCGCCACGATCAAGATCTCGCAAAAGGGAAATCTTTGGGGCAGAGGTCATGGCTAGGCCTCGATGGACTGCTTCTAGCCTTGGCCGCCACCATCTTCATTTTGGTCGTCAATGGTGCAGGTGAGGAAATAGAAGATGACGACGAACATGCTCTTTCTCTTGCTCTTGTAGGATCCAGCGAAGAACAGAGACGACGACGGAGACGATGGAGAAAATTAGTAGCCTCGGTACCATCCGCGGTGATCGTCTTCTTGTTAGGAATCATATTGGCTATCATAAGAAAGCCGGGCGCCGTAAAAGAATTGAAACCAGGGCCATCGGCTatgcatgtggtgaagatctcCAGGCATGCATGGAAGGAAGGATTCATTAAAGGAGCAGTGCCACAGATTCCATTGTCGGTGCTGAATTCGGTGATCGCCGTGTGCAAGCTATCGACCGACCTCTTTCCCAACAAGCCGGAGGCGACGGCGACATCGGTGTCGGTCACGGTCGGGCTGATGAATTTGGTCGGTTGCTGGTTCGGGGCGATGCCGTGCTGCCATGGGGCCGGCGGGCTCGCAGGGCAATACAAGTTCGGCGGGCGGAGCGGCGGGTGCGTGGCGGTGCTCGGGGCGGCGAAGCTGGTCATCGGCGTGGTGCTCGGGGGGTCGATACTGAGGGTGTTGGTGGAGTTTCCTGTGGGGTTGCTGGGGGTGCTGCTGCTGTTCGCCGGGGTGGAGCTGGCGATGGCGGCGAGGGACATGGCGTCGAAGGAGGAGGCGTTTGTGATGCTGATTTGCGCCGCGGTGTCGCTGGTGGGCTCCAGCGCCGCGCTTGGGTTCGTTTGTGGGGTCGTCGTGCATCTGATTCTTGTGCTAAGAAGGTGGTTGATGAAATGA